CGGGTCATGGCCGAACTGCATGGTGCCCTTCTCCACCAGGCCGGACGAATTGAGATCGAACCCGAACAGTGTGGCAAGAAGCAGGAACAGCGCGTTGATGCTGACGAAGAAGCCGCCAACAGCCGCGGCCCAGCCGAGAAGGCCGAGATCGGGCAGACGCAGCGCCAGTACCCGGCCCGGATCAGCACCTTGCCGACGCACCGCAATCCAGGCGATTCCGGCGGTCACCAGGCCGGCCGGAAGGATCGCCAGCAACACCGCGCGCAGCCAGTCTCCGTTATCCCCTGTCTGGCCCGAGGTCAGTAGGAGAATACCCGCGCCGAAGAGCGGAACAAGGACGACCTGGTTGACCAGCAGAAGCCCGATAAAGATGCCGATGGACGGCAACAGCCCAAGCGGATTGAACGGTCGGTAGAGCGCGTGGCTGAGGCTCGCGCGGAAATCGTCACCGATGAGCGTCATGGGCGTCTACACCGCGACCGGTGCCGCGATATGCGGGTGCGACTGGTAGCCGACGATCTCGAAATCCTCAAAGCGGAAATCGTCGATGGACCTCACGTCGCGCTTGATGACGAGGCGCGGCAGCGGCAGCGGCAGGCGCGCAAGCTGCTCATTGGCCTGGTCGAGATGATTGAGATAGAGATGGGCATCGCCCAGCGTGTGCACGAACTCGCCGGCTTTCAGGCCGGTCACATGCGCAACCATGTGGGTGAGGAGCGCATAGGAGGCGATGTTGAACGGCACGCCGATAAAGATATCGGCGGAACGCTGATAGAGCTGGCAGGACAGCCGGCCATTGGCGACATAGAACTGGAACAGGCAGTGGCAGGGCGGCAGCGCCATCCTGTCGACATCAGCGGGATTCCACGCCGTCACGATGAGGCGCCGGGAATCCGGGTTTTTGCGGATGCGGTTGATGACGTCGGCGATCTGGTCGATCGTGGTGCCGTCGAGCGCCGGCCAGGAGCGCCATTGCGCCCCATAGACGGGGCCGAGATTGCCGTCCTTGTCGGCCCATTCGTCCCAGATGGTGACACCGTTGTCGCGCAGGTATTTGATGTTGGTGTCGCCGCGCAGGAACCACAGCAGCTCATGGATGATCGAACGCAGATGCAGCTTCTTCGTCGTGAGCACGGGAAAGCCGGCAGCGAGATCGAACCGCATCTGGTAGCCCAGAACCGACAAGGTGCCGGTGCCGGTGCGGTCATCCTTGCGCGCGCCGTGATCGCGCACATGGCGCATGAGGTCGAGATATTGCTGCATGAGCCGAACCTAGCCGATTCCGCCCCCCGATCTCAACGGGAACAGTCAATAAGGTAGAACTAGGCGAGTTTACCCAGCGTGCCGGTATGTTCAGCTACCAGATAATAGACCGTGACGCGGTGCTTGGTCCGGTCGGCCTTCATCTTTTCGCCGACGGCCCTGATCGCCGCCTCTGCCGTGCTGGCATCGAGGCCGAGCTTCTTGGCGCAGAATCCGTTGACCACGCGCTGCACCTCGGCATCGTCGCTGATCGAGACCCACTTGGAATCGGCGCCCTTGAGCGCGATGCCGCAGAACTTGACAATCGCGTCCACCGCCTTGGCATCGACCTGGGCGGTATATTTGCGGATATCGGCAGAGTAGTCGGAACTCATGGTCTATCCCCCGTGACTGGCGCGTGATCGTGGCAAGAGAACGTCACGCACTGTTCAGGATTCCGGCCACCCTCGTCATTAACAGGCCGTACCGGCCTGAATTGACTGTGGTCGGGGTTAAGGCCGCATAGGGCGGCGTCGCCAGTTGGGTTCCTATTCATGGCGTTTTTGCGGTGGATTGCGGTCAAAGCGGCCTGAGCTCCAAGTAATACCCGTGCCCTCCCCTTTTCATCCGCCGCCCGCTCGCCTATATTGACCATGCCTCCCGCAAGGGCGGCTATGGCGATAAATGGCCATCGTAATAAACCCATCGGACCCGGGGGCGGTACCCGGCGCCTCCACCAGAGACCGCGACGGATCGCGGCCTCTGATGGGGGCGAAATAGGATCGACGAGGGCGTAAAGGGTGAGCTTTTGCTCGAGATGGCTCCGACGTAACGGGCCACTTTATAGTTGCCAATGACAACTATGCTCCGGCCGCTCTCGCTGCTTAATGCAGCGCGTAAGCCGAAATCAAAGTCCTTGGCCTTAGCCGGCTAAGGCGGGGTTCGCAGGCACCTGGCAACAGAAGCCTGCACTTCCCTTCAATTTAATGACTTCATCCGGCCCAGCCGAGTATATGATAGCAGTGAATCGATTTGCCTCGGGGACTGGACTATGGCTGAAGATCTGATGCGCTACGACCTCCTGGCGCAGGAAGCGCTCAGGGGGGTTGTGCGTGCATCGCTGCGCAAGATCATGAAGACGGGGCTGCCGGGCGAACATCATTTCTACATCGCCTTCGACACCCGTTATCCGGGTGTGCGCCTGTCCGAGCGACTCGACAAGAAATACCCGCGCGAGATGACCATCGTGCTGCAGCACCAGTACTGGAGCCTGCAAGTACGCGACGACGAGTTCGAGGTCGAACTTTCTTTCGACAATATTCCGGAGAAGCTCGTCGTTCCCTTCAATGCCATCAAGGGTTTCCTCGATCCCTATGTCCAGTTCGGCCTGCAATTCGAGACCGTGAAGATGGAACCCCAGCTCAAGGACACCGAAATGCCGGCTCAGCCCGCCCCCGCCGCCGAGCCCGGTGGCGTGGCCGGCGACGCCGTCGCTGGCGCCGAACCGGCGGAACCCGCCGAGACGGGCCGTGTCGTTTCCCTCGATTCGTTCAGAAAGAAGTGACATCGTGCTGAGGCTGGTCGCTCTTTTTCTCCTCATCCTCGCTCCCTCCATGCCTACCTTGGCCCAGAGCAAAGATGCGGCGACGCTTGCGGCCATCGCCAACAACGCCATCAACGAGATCCCGGCCAAGAAGCTCTTCGGCGCCCAGAGGACACCCGCCAATCTGGCCCCGCGCGCCATCGGCACCTACGCCAAGGGCTGTCTCGCCGGCGCCGAGGCCCTCCCGGTGAACGGTCCGGCCTGGCAGGTCATGCGCCTGTCGCGCAACCGCAATTGGGGGCATCCGAAGCTCATCGCCCTGCTCGAGCGGCTCGCTGATGATGCGCGCGAGAAGGACGGCTGGAACGGCCTCCTGGTCGGCGACATCTCGCAACCGCGCGGCGGCCCCATGCTGACCGGTCATGCCAGCCACCAGATCGGCCTCGACGCCGATATCTGGCTGATGCAGATGCCCAACCGCACCTTGACGCGCGACGAGCGCGAGAAGATCAGCCCCAAGCTGGTGGTCAAGGACCGCAAGGAGATGGACTACAGCGTGTGGACCGAGGCGCATGCCCGCCTCATCAAGCGCGCCGCCTCCTACCCGGAAGTGGCACGCATCTTCGTGCATCCGCCGATCAAGCGCGAACTCTGCCGCTGGGCCACGGGCGACCGGTCCTGGCTCGCCAAGGTGCGCCCCTATTACGGCCACAACTACCATTTCCACATCCGCATCCACTGCCCCAATGGCGGCTGCAAGGACCAATGGGCACCGAATCCCAAGGACGGCACCGGTTGCGGCGAGGAACTGGCCTATTGGTACAGCGACGCTCCCTGGAAGCCGCCCAAGCCCGCCAAGCCCAATGCCAAGCCGCCCAAGCCGCCCAAGCCCTTGACGATTACGGGCCTTCCTGCTGAATGCCGCTCCGTCGTGACGGCGGAGTAACCAAGTCGGTGACAACAGAGCATGAGTGATCTTCAATCGGCGCCGGCCGGCGACGAGGGCTCGCGGACGGAACTTCGCCGCAAGCTGAAGCTTGCTTTCGCCAGCATCGGTGTGGTGTTCGGCGATATCGGCACCAGCCCGCTCTATGCCATGCGGGAATCGCTCGCCCATATCGCCAACGCCGGCGGTAATGTGCATGCGGATGTCGTGGCGGTCGTGTCGCTCCTCATCTGGGCGCTCATCCTCATCGTCACCGTCAAATATGTATTGATCCTGATGCGCGCCGACAACAAGGGCGAAGGCGGCATACTTACCCTTGTCGTTCTCGCCGAGCAGGCGCTGCGCCAGCGGCGCAGATTTGTTCTGATCCTGGGTGTCGTCGGCGCCGCCTTCTTCTTCGGCGATGCGATGATCACGCCCGCGATTTCGGTTTTGTCGGCCGTCGAAGGGCTGGCCGTCGTCAACCCGGCCTTCGGCAGCTACGTGGTGCCGATCACCCTCGTCATTCTCGCCACCTTGTTCGCCTTCCAGTTTCGCGGCACCGGCAATGTCGCTTCGCTCTTCGCGCCGATCACCACCTTGTGGTTCGTGACCATCGCCGTGCTGGGCCTCCTCCATATTGGTGACGATCCGGCCATCTTCATGGCCCTCAACCCGATCCATGCCGCCAAGCTCGTGATCTCCGATCCCGGCATGGGCCTCATCATTTTCGCCGGCGTCTTCCTGGCGGTGACCGGCGGCGAGGCTCTCTATGCCGATCTCGGCCATTTCGGCCGCATCCCCATCCGCCTCGCCTGGGGCTTCATCGTGCTCCCGGCGCTGATCCTGAACTATCTGGGCCAGGGCGCCTTCGTGCATGCCAATCCCGATGCCGTGTCCAATCCCTTCTTCCTGATGGCGCCGTCCTGGGGCCTGATTCCGCTGGTCGTTCTCGCCACACTGGTAACCGTCATCGCAAGCCAGGCCGTCATCACCGGCGCCTTCTCCATCGCTCAGCAGGCCATCTCGCTCGGCCTCCTGCCGCGCATGAACATCACCCATACCAGCGACACCGAGCAGGGTCAGATCTATATCGGCCAGATCAACTGGCTGGTCTTCGCCGGCGTCGTCCTTCTGGTGCTGCTCTTCGGCTCCTCCGCCAGTCTCGCTTCCGCCTATGGCATCGCCGTCAACATTTCGATGATCATCGACACGGCGCTTGCCCTCATCGTTTTCTGGCACGCCCGGCATTTCCCACCGGCGATCGTGCTACCCGTCCTGGGCGTCATCCTTGGCATCGAACTTGTCTTCTTCGCCGCCAACAGCACCAAGCTCATTGCCGGTGGCTACGTGCCGGTGCTGATCGGCCTCACCATCATCGTGACGATGCTGACCTGGCTGCGCGGCCGCTCCCTCCTCGCCGAGAAGCTGCGGCGCGACAGCGTCGAGCTCGAGGGACTTCTTGCCTCTTTGGAGCGCCGCCCGCCCACCCGTGTGGCTGGCGCCGCCGTCTTTCTGCAGACCGACCCCGTCTACGCGCCGAGCGCGCTCATGCACAATCTCAAGCACAATCGCGTGCTGCACGACATTCTGGTCTTTGTATCAGTAGAGACAATGGAAGTGCCGCGCGTGCAGCTCGGCGATCGCGTGGCGGTGAAGAAATTGCCGCTCGGCGCCTTCCTGGTCGAGGCACGCTACGGCTATATGGAGCAGCCGGACGTCCCGGCGGCCTTGCGCATGTGCGAACCCTACGGCCTCTCGATCGATCCGCGCCAGGCCTCTTATTTCCTCGGCCGCCGCGCCATCCGAACCTCGCCGCGCGCAAAAATGCCCTTCTGGCAGCAGCGGCTCTTCATCATGCTCGCCAACCAGTCGGCGCGCGCCATCGAGTTCTTCCGCATACCGCCCGAGCGCGTCGTCGAACTCGGCATGCAGATGAGCGTGTAAGACTGGAATTCTGAAGCCGGGAGCGCCGCGCTGACGCTCCCGGACCGCGAATCTACTTCTTCTTCGTATCCTCGAGGAAGAAACGTCCCAGCGGATTCTGATAGAAGGCTTCGATCCCCGCCCGGCAGGCATTGCGGTACGGGCTGTAATAGAGATCGATCCAGTTGACGTCGGCTTTCGCCATCTTCTGGAGCTCGATATACATCTGTTCCCGCTTCGCCGGGTCGAACTCGATTCTGGCTTTCTCCACCAGTTCCTTGACCTTATCGTTCTTGTAGCGGGTCATGTAGTTCAGATTGGAGTCATGCCCCAGAACGAAGGTCGTTTTCTGGTCGGGATCGATGATGTCGTTGGTCCAGTAGTTGACGGCGACATCGTAGTTGCCGGCGACGAGCTCGTTCCAGCCGGCGCTCGCATCGATCTTCTGGATGTTCATGGTGATGCCGGCGGCGGCCACCTGCTGCTGGATGAGAACGGCGATCTGCTCGTCCACCTCGTTGCCGGCCTCGACATTGTATTGCAGCGTCAGCCCTTCCGCGCCCGCTTCCTTGAGCATGGCCTTGGCCTTCTCGGGATCGTGGGGGCGGCGAAGGTTGTCGGCATAGTAATACAAGGTGCCGGCCGGAATGTAGGAATTGGCCACCGTGCCCACACCGAAAGTGACCGTGTCGACGATCGACTGCTCGTCGATGGCGAGATCGAGCGCCTCGCGCACTTCCTTCTTGGCGAGCGCGCCGCGCTCGTGATTGATCAGGAGATGATCCTCGCGCGTCGAGGGATCGAGCAGCACCTGCAGCGTCGTGTCCTTCTTCAGTTCGGAGATGCGCGAGAACGGCAGGAAGATGGCGCAGTCGATTTCGCCGGCCTGCAATTTCAGCACGCGGGTATTGTCATCCGGAATGGAGAGCCACTCGACCCCGTCGAGGGAGACGCGGTTGGCTTCCCAGAAATTCGGGTTCTTCTCCAGCACCACCTTCTCGCCGCGCCGCCACTCCTTCATGATGAAGGCGCCCGAGGAAACCGGATGCTCGGCGAAGCCCGCCTCGTCGGCGCTCACCGCCTTCTCCGGAAGGATCGAGATGCCGGGCATCGCGAGGGTGGCGAGGAAAGGTGCCGTAGGCTGGTTCAAGGTGACGACGAGCGTTTTGTCGTCGGTGGCGACCGCATCCTTGACCACCGAATAAGTGGCGCCCCAGAGCGATTCCTTGTGATCGCGGATGCGCTTGATGGTGAAGGCCGCATCGGCGGCGGTAATCGGTGAGCCGTCCGAGAATTTGGCATCACGCATCTTGAACGTGTAGGTGAGCTTGTCGTCGGAGATCGTCCAGCTCTCGGCGAGGCCCGGCTCGAGCTTCGTGCCGGTCTTGTCGACCCGCACCAGCACGTCATACATGTTGGAGAACACCCAGAAATCGACGTTCTGGGCGGTCTTGATCGGATCCATCGTGGTGCCGTCCTCGCGCCGCCCGATGGTCAGCACGCCTTCAGCATGGGCGGTTGCGATATCCCCGGCGAACACGCTGAGCGCCCCGGCGAAGATTGCGCCATACTTGAATTTTGCTTTCATGTTTCTCTCCCTGGTTGCAGTCAAAAATCGAAATGGCAGGCTACTTGGCCCATCCGCGCCGCCCGCAGCGTCGGCCTGGTGCCACTGGCGCAGATGTCCTCGCAATGCGGGCAGCGGGGATGGAACGCACATCCGGTCGGCAGATCGAGCGGACTGGGCGGATCGCCGCGCAGCGTCTGCGGCGCCAACTGGTGGTCGGGATTGGTATCGGGCACCGCCGCGAGCAGCGCCCGCGTATATGGATGCCGCGGGGCAGCGAAGACTTCCTCGGTCAGACCCTCCTCGACCACCTGCCCCAGATACATGATGGCGATCCGCCGGCATAAATGGCGGACCACGCCCAGATCATGCGAGATGAAGATGAGGGCGAGCTTCATACTCTGCTGCAGTTCGAGCAGGAGATTGAGGATCTGCGCCTGGATCGAGACGTCGAGTGCGGCGACGCATTCATCGGCGATGATGAGACGAGGCTCGATGGCGAGTGCGCGGGCGATTCCGGCGCGCTGACATTGTCCCCCGCTCAGCTGATGAGGCCGCCGCTGCGCCATCTGGGGCGACAGGCCGACGAGGCGCAGCAGGTCCGCGACCCGCGCTTCGATAGCCTGAGGCTCGACTTTGCGATGGACCCGCAGCACCTCCGCCAGCGCTTCGCCCACGGGCATGCGGGGATTGAGCGAGGCATAGGGATCCTGGAAGATCATCGCCACTTGGCCGCGCAGCCGCGCCAGCGACAGTCGCTCGCGCGGGGTTATGAGCGCGCCGTCATAGCGAACCTCGCCGCTCTCGACCTGGGTCAATCCGAGTATGGCGCGGGCGAGCGTGCTCTTCCCGCATCCCGACTCCCCCACGATGCCCAACGTGTCGCCCGCATCGATGGCGAGGCTCACCCCGTTGACTGCCTGGACATGGCGCGCTTTGAAGCCGAGCGCCGGCAGGTCGAGACCGGCGACCCGATAGCTGACCCTGAGATCGCTTACAGCGAGCAAAGGCGTGGCCGCGCTCATGATGCGGCCCTCCAGGCTTCCGCGAGAGGACAGGCGGTGAGGCGCTGCGGCGCCACCGCCTGCAGCACCGGCAGGCTTTCGTGGCACGCCGGCTCGGCGCGCGGACAGCGCGGATGAAACCGGCAGCCTGCTGGAAAGGCGCCGGCGGGCGGCGCCTGGCCCGGAATGGCCGGAAGCGGACCGGCTGGCCGGGCGGCGCCCGGCTGGCATCTGAGGAGCGCCTCCGTATAGGGATGTGCGGGCTCGCGCAGCACTGCGCGCTTGGGGCCGCGCTCCATCACCCGGCCGGCATACATGACATAGACCCAGTCGCAGGTCTGCGCGACGACGCCCAGATTATGGGTGACGAGCAGGATGGCGAGGCCGAGACGGTCGCGCAGGTCGAGCAGCAGGCGCAGGACCTGCG
This genomic stretch from Nordella sp. HKS 07 harbors:
- a CDS encoding DUF2853 family protein produces the protein MSSDYSADIRKYTAQVDAKAVDAIVKFCGIALKGADSKWVSISDDAEVQRVVNGFCAKKLGLDASTAEAAIRAVGEKMKADRTKHRVTVYYLVAEHTGTLGKLA
- a CDS encoding CPBP family intramembrane glutamic endopeptidase, producing MTLIGDDFRASLSHALYRPFNPLGLLPSIGIFIGLLLVNQVVLVPLFGAGILLLTSGQTGDNGDWLRAVLLAILPAGLVTAGIAWIAVRRQGADPGRVLALRLPDLGLLGWAAAVGGFFVSINALFLLLATLFGFDLNSSGLVEKGTMQFGHDPLFFLIAGGLVIGAPLAEELIFRGQIFAALALTPLGTSGASLLTSALWAVTHAFTQPLHVVGLLFLMGLLLSWLLVRFGSLWVTIACHAVWNAMSAVALYSMASQ
- a CDS encoding SspB family protein; its protein translation is MAEDLMRYDLLAQEALRGVVRASLRKIMKTGLPGEHHFYIAFDTRYPGVRLSERLDKKYPREMTIVLQHQYWSLQVRDDEFEVELSFDNIPEKLVVPFNAIKGFLDPYVQFGLQFETVKMEPQLKDTEMPAQPAPAAEPGGVAGDAVAGAEPAEPAETGRVVSLDSFRKK
- a CDS encoding thymidylate synthase, which encodes MQQYLDLMRHVRDHGARKDDRTGTGTLSVLGYQMRFDLAAGFPVLTTKKLHLRSIIHELLWFLRGDTNIKYLRDNGVTIWDEWADKDGNLGPVYGAQWRSWPALDGTTIDQIADVINRIRKNPDSRRLIVTAWNPADVDRMALPPCHCLFQFYVANGRLSCQLYQRSADIFIGVPFNIASYALLTHMVAHVTGLKAGEFVHTLGDAHLYLNHLDQANEQLARLPLPLPRLVIKRDVRSIDDFRFEDFEIVGYQSHPHIAAPVAV
- a CDS encoding ABC transporter ATP-binding protein; translation: MSAATPLLAVSDLRVSYRVAGLDLPALGFKARHVQAVNGVSLAIDAGDTLGIVGESGCGKSTLARAILGLTQVESGEVRYDGALITPRERLSLARLRGQVAMIFQDPYASLNPRMPVGEALAEVLRVHRKVEPQAIEARVADLLRLVGLSPQMAQRRPHQLSGGQCQRAGIARALAIEPRLIIADECVAALDVSIQAQILNLLLELQQSMKLALIFISHDLGVVRHLCRRIAIMYLGQVVEEGLTEEVFAAPRHPYTRALLAAVPDTNPDHQLAPQTLRGDPPSPLDLPTGCAFHPRCPHCEDICASGTRPTLRAARMGQVACHFDF
- a CDS encoding ABC transporter substrate-binding protein, producing the protein MKAKFKYGAIFAGALSVFAGDIATAHAEGVLTIGRREDGTTMDPIKTAQNVDFWVFSNMYDVLVRVDKTGTKLEPGLAESWTISDDKLTYTFKMRDAKFSDGSPITAADAAFTIKRIRDHKESLWGATYSVVKDAVATDDKTLVVTLNQPTAPFLATLAMPGISILPEKAVSADEAGFAEHPVSSGAFIMKEWRRGEKVVLEKNPNFWEANRVSLDGVEWLSIPDDNTRVLKLQAGEIDCAIFLPFSRISELKKDTTLQVLLDPSTREDHLLINHERGALAKKEVREALDLAIDEQSIVDTVTFGVGTVANSYIPAGTLYYYADNLRRPHDPEKAKAMLKEAGAEGLTLQYNVEAGNEVDEQIAVLIQQQVAAAGITMNIQKIDASAGWNELVAGNYDVAVNYWTNDIIDPDQKTTFVLGHDSNLNYMTRYKNDKVKELVEKARIEFDPAKREQMYIELQKMAKADVNWIDLYYSPYRNACRAGIEAFYQNPLGRFFLEDTKKK
- the mepA gene encoding penicillin-insensitive murein endopeptidase; the protein is MVLRLVALFLLILAPSMPTLAQSKDAATLAAIANNAINEIPAKKLFGAQRTPANLAPRAIGTYAKGCLAGAEALPVNGPAWQVMRLSRNRNWGHPKLIALLERLADDAREKDGWNGLLVGDISQPRGGPMLTGHASHQIGLDADIWLMQMPNRTLTRDEREKISPKLVVKDRKEMDYSVWTEAHARLIKRAASYPEVARIFVHPPIKRELCRWATGDRSWLAKVRPYYGHNYHFHIRIHCPNGGCKDQWAPNPKDGTGCGEELAYWYSDAPWKPPKPAKPNAKPPKPPKPLTITGLPAECRSVVTAE
- a CDS encoding potassium transporter Kup, yielding MSDLQSAPAGDEGSRTELRRKLKLAFASIGVVFGDIGTSPLYAMRESLAHIANAGGNVHADVVAVVSLLIWALILIVTVKYVLILMRADNKGEGGILTLVVLAEQALRQRRRFVLILGVVGAAFFFGDAMITPAISVLSAVEGLAVVNPAFGSYVVPITLVILATLFAFQFRGTGNVASLFAPITTLWFVTIAVLGLLHIGDDPAIFMALNPIHAAKLVISDPGMGLIIFAGVFLAVTGGEALYADLGHFGRIPIRLAWGFIVLPALILNYLGQGAFVHANPDAVSNPFFLMAPSWGLIPLVVLATLVTVIASQAVITGAFSIAQQAISLGLLPRMNITHTSDTEQGQIYIGQINWLVFAGVVLLVLLFGSSASLASAYGIAVNISMIIDTALALIVFWHARHFPPAIVLPVLGVILGIELVFFAANSTKLIAGGYVPVLIGLTIIVTMLTWLRGRSLLAEKLRRDSVELEGLLASLERRPPTRVAGAAVFLQTDPVYAPSALMHNLKHNRVLHDILVFVSVETMEVPRVQLGDRVAVKKLPLGAFLVEARYGYMEQPDVPAALRMCEPYGLSIDPRQASYFLGRRAIRTSPRAKMPFWQQRLFIMLANQSARAIEFFRIPPERVVELGMQMSV